Proteins from one Pyrobaculum neutrophilum V24Sta genomic window:
- a CDS encoding 4Fe-4S dicluster domain-containing protein has translation MSVVEELAKYQRVVIDQDTCISCGACVAACPYQALELDDNGKSRLIWEKCRDDYSCVAVCPVKCIYKASEAPAEYKSKKGWYRLGKTLTPEEKTAFDQWRAKYNITAEPA, from the coding sequence ATGTCGGTGGTCGAGGAATTGGCTAAGTACCAGAGGGTGGTGATTGACCAAGACACGTGCATCAGTTGCGGCGCGTGCGTCGCGGCGTGTCCCTACCAAGCTCTTGAGCTCGACGACAACGGCAAGTCGAGGCTCATCTGGGAGAAATGCAGAGACGACTACTCCTGCGTCGCCGTCTGCCCCGTCAAGTGCATATACAAGGCGAGTGAGGCCCCCGCCGAGTACAAGAGCAAGAAGGGCTGGTACAGGCTGGGCAAAACGCTGACGCCAGAGGAGAAAACCGCTTTCGACCAGTGGAGAGCCAAATACAACATCACAGCGGAGCCGGCGTAG
- a CDS encoding Nre family DNA repair protein, with translation MRSDLCVRCRGGRYLCGLSYCPLLVRQMAAPSRAARELLGSSPPSVFVGRVGYPKVRIYPSAPPELGDTSLYEDAGRWLEIPLEKFIAMRLSLYRGGLEIRVDNAADPPRPLQEIQLIALSERPVDVDLRFRREPRGVYLSEYAPPMGPSAPLAEFKTEGSPRLPKLAERAYGDFDLDAREAVLTLYRSGLDVGYISRALSVGALGARRRRRLVPTRWAITAVDKIVSDHLVEEIKRFDTVDGYYLYLRRAPGNLFLVILAPSRWAYEWGEAFEPGTVWNPGPGLAVEADHELYRGRDVYPEIGGCYYAARLAAAEALYRMRRQAAVVAWREVYRGFTAPVGVWWVRENVRAALRGEPARFDSLEDALYAASLLLKVPLERWLSASRLIHILRSRLPGVGQE, from the coding sequence GTGAGGTCTGACCTCTGCGTTAGGTGCAGAGGGGGTAGATACCTCTGTGGCTTGTCTTACTGCCCTCTTCTTGTGAGGCAGATGGCGGCGCCTTCTAGGGCGGCTAGAGAGCTCCTCGGCTCGAGCCCTCCCTCTGTCTTCGTGGGGAGGGTTGGGTACCCAAAGGTGAGGATCTACCCCTCCGCCCCGCCCGAGCTGGGCGACACATCGCTATATGAAGACGCGGGGAGGTGGCTTGAGATCCCTCTGGAAAAGTTCATAGCCATGCGCCTCTCCCTGTATCGAGGCGGCTTGGAGATCCGCGTAGACAACGCGGCTGACCCCCCGAGGCCTCTCCAGGAGATCCAGCTCATCGCCCTCTCCGAGAGGCCTGTAGACGTCGATCTACGTTTTAGGAGGGAGCCGAGGGGGGTATATCTAAGCGAGTACGCCCCGCCGATGGGGCCCTCCGCGCCTCTCGCCGAATTTAAAACAGAGGGGTCGCCGAGGTTGCCGAAGCTGGCAGAGAGGGCCTATGGCGACTTCGACCTAGACGCTAGGGAGGCGGTTTTGACGCTGTATAGGTCTGGTCTTGACGTGGGGTACATATCTAGAGCCCTCAGCGTGGGGGCCCTGGGGGCCCGGCGGCGGAGGAGGCTAGTGCCGACGAGGTGGGCAATCACGGCGGTGGACAAGATAGTGTCTGACCACCTAGTGGAGGAGATCAAGAGGTTCGACACGGTGGACGGCTACTACCTTTACCTGAGGAGAGCCCCCGGCAACCTATTCCTCGTGATTCTGGCCCCCTCCAGGTGGGCCTACGAGTGGGGAGAGGCCTTTGAGCCGGGCACCGTGTGGAACCCCGGCCCCGGCCTCGCGGTTGAGGCAGACCACGAGCTGTACAGAGGCAGAGACGTCTACCCGGAGATCGGCGGTTGCTACTACGCAGCTAGGCTCGCGGCGGCCGAGGCGCTGTACCGCATGAGGAGACAGGCGGCGGTGGTGGCGTGGAGGGAGGTGTACAGGGGCTTCACCGCCCCAGTGGGGGTGTGGTGGGTGAGGGAAAACGTCCGGGCGGCCCTCCGCGGCGAGCCAGCCCGCTTCGACAGCCTAGAGGACGCCCTCTACGCCGCCTCTCTACTGCTTAAGGTGCCGCTGGAGAGGTGGCTATCAGCCTCAAGACTGATCCACATATTAAGATCTAGGCTTCCTGGCGTAGGCCAGGAGTAG
- a CDS encoding class I SAM-dependent methyltransferase: MEFERFGSFSSAFYSLLVSLGVFEWAYGATYGAVQRAVPRGGRLLEVGPGVGALLRRLVETGYDAVGVDASPEMLKRSRAKSVSVAGVSFRLPFRDEIFDAAVALFTLHHWGDHGPSLREVKRVLKPGGVFIAVEADQARLPLVGSHGCTSRCLRDVLSAEFEAAVERRFPLLLAYARKPRS, encoded by the coding sequence GTGGAGTTCGAGCGGTTTGGCTCCTTCTCGTCGGCGTTCTACAGCCTGTTGGTATCGCTGGGCGTCTTCGAGTGGGCATACGGAGCCACCTACGGGGCGGTCCAGCGGGCGGTTCCACGGGGGGGCAGGTTGCTGGAGGTGGGGCCGGGCGTCGGCGCGCTCCTCAGGAGGTTGGTGGAGACCGGCTACGACGCAGTGGGCGTGGACGCGTCCCCCGAGATGCTCAAGCGGTCTAGGGCCAAGTCTGTGAGTGTAGCCGGAGTAAGCTTCCGCCTCCCCTTTAGGGACGAGATCTTCGACGCCGCGGTGGCCCTCTTCACCCTGCACCACTGGGGGGACCACGGCCCCTCTCTACGCGAGGTCAAGAGGGTTCTTAAGCCCGGCGGGGTCTTCATCGCGGTGGAGGCAGATCAGGCGAGGCTCCCCCTCGTGGGGAGCCACGGCTGCACCTCCCGCTGTCTGCGGGACGTCCTCAGCGCGGAGTTTGAGGCGGCGGTGGAGAGGAGGTTCCCCCTACTCCTGGCCTACGCCAGGAAGCCTAGATCTTAA
- a CDS encoding bifunctional alpha,alpha-trehalose-phosphate synthase (UDP-forming)/trehalose-phosphatase gives MKLVVASNRLPVTAIYRDGRVEFREAVGGLATAINSFLRATERGRGLGFTKVLWVGWSGVKAELETDEVRSKLRERGLVPVPLSEEEVELFYEGFCNSTLWPLFHGFTVYTAFEKRFWDAYVRVNRRYAEAVASVADPGDFVWIHDYHLMLTPAVLRQLLPDLAVGFFLHIPFPPAEVYQLMPPTWRNALLEGVLAADLVGFHTYEYVSNFIRAVAKFLGYRAESGALRVGRRRVRVGAYPISIDYAFFHGSSQRAEVAAEIDELRQRLRGLKIVFSIDRLDYTKGVLNRLKAWERFLKEHPRWRGRAVFVLVVVPSRVGVPQYEAMKREIEREVGRINGELGEVDWTPVVYISRFIPTPTLLALYNIADVALITPLRDGMNLVAKEYVASRRSCTGVLILSETAGASHELLEALIVNPNDESGVAEAIARALEMDPQEQCRRIKTMQKRLSQHDVVKWAAELIHATALAYAENREAAYTKTPTPVDENTATEIAARFRASSRRLLLLDYDGTLVPHYPYAYQAVPDPELLGILKALSNVPNTSVAVVSGRNREFLESWLGDLPVYLVAEHGAFIRDVDKDWTQLFPFEVSWKTAVRKVMEDVVAATPGSYIEEKESAIAWHYRNVESELGETVAARLVEALESLLGGATFSVIRGSKVVEVRPAGVNKGAAAKLLLEKIAPDFVLAAGDDATDEDMFKALPEEAYTIKVGTGETTAKYNLPSHRELRELLKRLSSL, from the coding sequence GTGAAGCTTGTTGTCGCATCCAACCGCCTGCCAGTCACAGCGATCTATAGAGATGGCAGAGTGGAGTTTAGAGAGGCCGTGGGGGGTCTCGCCACGGCTATAAACTCTTTTCTAAGAGCGACGGAGAGGGGACGGGGGCTCGGCTTCACGAAGGTCCTGTGGGTGGGATGGTCCGGAGTTAAGGCTGAGCTGGAGACCGACGAGGTGAGGTCCAAGCTGAGGGAAAGGGGACTCGTCCCGGTGCCGCTCTCTGAGGAGGAGGTGGAGCTCTTCTACGAGGGGTTCTGCAACTCAACTCTCTGGCCTCTCTTCCACGGCTTTACGGTATATACGGCCTTCGAGAAGAGGTTCTGGGACGCCTATGTCAGAGTAAATAGGCGATATGCGGAGGCCGTGGCGTCTGTGGCGGACCCGGGGGATTTCGTGTGGATTCACGACTACCACCTCATGCTTACGCCGGCGGTTCTGCGCCAGCTTCTGCCGGATCTAGCGGTGGGCTTCTTTCTGCACATCCCCTTCCCACCCGCGGAGGTCTACCAACTGATGCCGCCGACGTGGAGAAACGCGTTGTTGGAGGGGGTGCTGGCGGCCGACCTAGTGGGCTTCCACACCTACGAGTACGTTAGCAACTTCATTAGGGCCGTGGCTAAGTTCCTGGGCTACAGAGCTGAGTCCGGGGCTCTGCGAGTCGGCCGGAGGAGGGTGCGCGTTGGGGCGTATCCCATCAGCATCGACTACGCCTTCTTCCACGGCTCATCCCAGAGGGCCGAGGTCGCGGCGGAAATAGACGAGCTGAGGCAGAGGTTGCGTGGGCTGAAGATAGTGTTTTCGATCGACAGACTCGACTACACCAAGGGGGTACTCAACAGGTTGAAAGCGTGGGAGCGCTTCTTGAAGGAGCATCCGCGGTGGCGGGGGAGGGCCGTCTTTGTTCTCGTGGTTGTGCCGTCGAGAGTCGGCGTGCCTCAGTACGAGGCTATGAAGAGGGAGATAGAAAGAGAGGTTGGGCGTATAAACGGCGAGCTCGGCGAGGTGGACTGGACCCCCGTGGTCTATATATCGCGTTTTATCCCCACGCCGACGCTTCTGGCGCTTTACAACATCGCCGACGTTGCCCTAATCACACCGCTTAGAGACGGCATGAACCTAGTGGCAAAGGAGTACGTCGCTTCGAGGAGGAGCTGTACGGGGGTTCTCATACTCAGCGAGACGGCGGGCGCCTCTCACGAGCTTCTAGAGGCGCTTATAGTAAACCCAAACGACGAAAGCGGCGTGGCTGAGGCCATCGCAAGGGCTCTGGAGATGGATCCCCAGGAGCAGTGCAGGAGGATAAAGACGATGCAGAAGAGGCTTAGCCAACACGACGTCGTTAAATGGGCAGCCGAGCTTATACACGCAACGGCTCTAGCCTACGCCGAAAACCGCGAAGCGGCCTACACGAAGACGCCGACGCCAGTCGATGAAAATACGGCTACGGAGATAGCGGCGAGGTTCAGAGCCTCAAGCAGAAGGCTGCTGTTGCTTGATTACGATGGGACGCTTGTCCCCCACTACCCCTACGCATACCAAGCCGTGCCGGACCCAGAGCTACTAGGCATCCTAAAGGCGCTATCCAACGTTCCAAACACCAGTGTCGCGGTCGTCAGCGGCCGCAACAGGGAGTTTTTAGAGAGCTGGCTCGGAGACCTCCCCGTCTACCTTGTGGCTGAGCACGGCGCTTTCATCAGAGACGTGGATAAAGACTGGACGCAACTTTTCCCGTTTGAGGTGAGCTGGAAAACCGCTGTTAGAAAGGTGATGGAGGACGTAGTCGCGGCGACGCCTGGCTCCTACATAGAGGAGAAGGAGTCGGCAATAGCCTGGCACTATAGAAACGTGGAGTCTGAGCTGGGCGAGACCGTGGCGGCTAGACTCGTTGAAGCCCTAGAGAGTCTCCTAGGCGGTGCAACCTTCAGCGTAATTCGCGGGAGCAAGGTCGTCGAAGTTAGGCCAGCCGGCGTAAACAAAGGCGCGGCGGCCAAGCTACTTCTGGAGAAGATCGCCCCAGATTTCGTGCTAGCCGCAGGAGACGACGCCACAGACGAGGACATGTTCAAAGCCTTGCCAGAAGAGGCATACACGATAAAGGTAGGCACAGGCGAAACCACAGCAAAATACAATCTTCCATCTCACCGAGAACTAAGAGAGCTGTTGAAGCGGCTGTCCAGCCTTTAA
- a CDS encoding glycosyltransferase has protein sequence MNIAVVAQQSSRWEDLHRAATVLVKSFRRLGHKAWLVTSIYHEGRPVVDPRIVEKSENGYVEVEADVAGVPTIRVLSMKSLTPPGGVVLRSFGKILGALQERHSLDLVVVVASFWNGPEEAARWISIRRSLAELGEAPGRPLFVFVPAYFVKFTALRPVDSAAKLMWSMVNMPYIMRRADLVLVCCQAEAEELKQYGVPSGKVVESKSWVDPDFVEVKDVGRPKAAEGFDLYVSYVGSLDEERNIQTLIKAAERLSRIGNVALVAAGGGDALERARKEAKRRDNLVVLENPDLKTVVSVIKHSFVGVDFSRYEPMGIRALDYLYMGVPYAASPASRATWYISNGVDGIQLSHPDDVEGFTSWVSMLMKRPELRDEMAAKAMKKAEGLNALKLAELLLKAAEGRTTPS, from the coding sequence ATGAACATCGCCGTTGTGGCGCAACAGAGCTCCCGCTGGGAAGATCTGCACCGCGCCGCCACGGTCTTGGTAAAGTCGTTTAGGAGACTGGGCCACAAGGCGTGGCTTGTAACTAGCATATACCACGAGGGCCGGCCCGTCGTAGACCCCAGGATCGTGGAGAAAAGCGAAAACGGATATGTGGAGGTTGAAGCAGACGTGGCCGGGGTCCCCACGATTAGAGTACTCAGCATGAAATCACTCACCCCGCCCGGCGGCGTTGTTCTAAGAAGCTTTGGGAAAATCCTCGGCGCCCTCCAGGAGAGACACAGCCTAGATTTGGTGGTGGTCGTAGCTAGCTTTTGGAACGGCCCCGAGGAAGCCGCCAGGTGGATTTCAATAAGAAGGTCGCTTGCCGAACTGGGGGAGGCCCCCGGAAGACCCCTCTTCGTCTTCGTACCCGCCTACTTCGTGAAATTTACGGCCCTTAGGCCTGTGGACAGCGCCGCGAAGCTTATGTGGTCTATGGTTAACATGCCCTATATAATGAGGCGGGCAGATCTAGTTCTGGTCTGTTGCCAAGCTGAGGCCGAGGAGCTTAAACAATACGGCGTACCGTCCGGGAAAGTCGTAGAGTCGAAAAGCTGGGTAGACCCAGATTTCGTAGAGGTGAAGGACGTCGGGAGGCCTAAGGCCGCCGAGGGCTTCGATCTGTATGTGTCATACGTGGGGTCTTTAGATGAGGAGAGAAACATCCAGACGCTTATTAAAGCCGCGGAGAGGCTTTCTCGCATCGGCAATGTAGCTTTGGTGGCGGCGGGAGGCGGCGACGCTCTGGAAAGAGCGAGGAAGGAGGCGAAGAGGCGGGACAACCTCGTCGTTCTTGAAAACCCCGATTTAAAAACTGTCGTCTCTGTGATTAAACACTCCTTCGTCGGCGTCGACTTCTCGCGCTACGAGCCCATGGGAATTAGGGCATTGGACTACCTATACATGGGCGTGCCATATGCCGCATCGCCGGCCTCACGAGCTACATGGTATATATCCAACGGCGTAGACGGCATCCAGCTGAGCCACCCTGACGATGTTGAGGGCTTCACGAGTTGGGTTTCCATGTTGATGAAGAGACCTGAGCTGAGGGACGAGATGGCCGCCAAAGCTATGAAAAAGGCCGAGGGCCTCAACGCTTTAAAACTCGCCGAGCTTCTGCTAAAAGCGGCTGAAGGACGCACGACTCCTTCGTAG
- a CDS encoding LUD domain-containing protein, with product MRRQAAEGGWDEAFSRAYSHTAPRVRAVLERHPELARLAGEVRRAREEVVRNLDRYVEEFGRSVERVGGRFYLAETAEEARETAARIVGRGKVVVLGKNNVAIETGLRQRLEEEGNEVWETDLGEFLVQLSGGEPSHIIAPAIHMTREAAADLLRRRLGAAVPPEPAAIAQRAREFLREKILKADVGITGANALAADTGAVVLVENEGNIRLVSTAPPVHIVYDGVEKIVPTLLHAFMAAAVQAAYAGLYPPTYINMSAGPSSTADVENQRVSPAQGPREFHVVLVDNGRRRAARDPVLWEALLCVRCGRCHFHCPVYRALGREFGVPPYTGPMGVMWTAVTRGLDAAGPHALKCAHAGNCKEVCPMGIDIPKVIHEIRARYLKREVGPSR from the coding sequence GTGAGGCGGCAGGCGGCCGAGGGGGGCTGGGACGAGGCCTTTTCCAGGGCGTACAGCCACACGGCCCCTAGGGTGCGCGCAGTCTTGGAGCGCCACCCCGAGCTCGCGCGGCTGGCTGGGGAGGTGAGGAGGGCTCGGGAGGAGGTGGTGAGAAACCTCGATCGCTATGTGGAGGAGTTTGGGAGATCTGTGGAGAGGGTTGGGGGCCGGTTCTACCTGGCGGAGACGGCTGAGGAGGCGCGGGAGACCGCGGCGAGGATCGTGGGTAGGGGGAAGGTGGTGGTGTTGGGTAAGAACAACGTGGCGATAGAGACCGGCCTTAGGCAGAGGCTTGAGGAGGAGGGCAACGAGGTCTGGGAGACGGACCTAGGCGAGTTCTTGGTGCAGCTCAGCGGCGGCGAGCCTAGCCACATAATCGCGCCTGCTATACACATGACCAGGGAGGCGGCCGCCGACCTCCTCAGGCGGAGGCTCGGCGCGGCGGTGCCGCCTGAGCCGGCGGCTATTGCCCAGAGGGCGAGGGAGTTCCTGCGGGAGAAGATACTGAAGGCAGACGTGGGGATCACCGGCGCCAACGCCCTGGCGGCCGATACGGGGGCTGTGGTCCTTGTGGAAAACGAGGGAAACATCAGGCTCGTGTCTACGGCCCCGCCGGTCCACATAGTCTACGACGGGGTGGAGAAGATCGTCCCCACCCTCCTCCACGCCTTCATGGCCGCCGCCGTCCAAGCCGCCTACGCCGGCCTCTACCCGCCCACCTATATCAACATGTCGGCAGGCCCCAGCTCCACAGCCGACGTGGAAAACCAGCGCGTCTCACCTGCGCAGGGCCCTAGGGAGTTCCACGTGGTGCTTGTGGACAACGGCCGTAGGAGGGCGGCCCGCGACCCGGTCCTCTGGGAGGCCCTCCTCTGCGTGAGGTGTGGGAGGTGCCACTTCCACTGCCCAGTATATAGGGCGTTGGGCCGGGAATTCGGCGTGCCGCCCTACACAGGACCGATGGGCGTCATGTGGACAGCCGTCACAAGGGGCCTAGACGCGGCGGGCCCCCACGCCCTAAAATGCGCCCACGCCGGCAACTGCAAAGAGGTCTGCCCCATGGGAATCGACATACCCAAGGTGATACACGAGATAAGGGCGAGGTACCTCAAAAGGGAGGTGGGCCCAAGCCGCTGA
- a CDS encoding PaREP1 family protein encodes MDIPDLEILRARGLDPLAVLHDAVAQGLDPPERVELYLRASEYFWEEGLRLIDAGDLRQGGEKIWNSVVQLVKAVAEARRWPHDTHRLVWAAVRRISQELGDREVVKLFAQVEQLHVNFYEGHLERWDVDVFVEAAKTLREKLGAARPPATPSINLLYQLSYSWGMATCISKGWGPLSTASAAAL; translated from the coding sequence GTGGATATCCCGGACTTGGAGATCCTTAGGGCGCGCGGGCTTGACCCGCTGGCCGTGTTGCACGACGCGGTAGCCCAGGGTCTAGATCCGCCGGAGCGCGTCGAGCTCTACCTGAGGGCCTCTGAGTACTTCTGGGAGGAGGGGCTTAGGCTTATCGACGCCGGAGATCTGAGGCAGGGCGGCGAGAAGATCTGGAACTCGGTGGTGCAACTTGTCAAGGCCGTGGCGGAGGCGCGGCGGTGGCCGCACGACACACATAGGCTTGTCTGGGCCGCCGTGAGGAGGATATCCCAGGAGCTGGGAGATCGTGAGGTTGTGAAGCTCTTCGCGCAGGTGGAGCAGCTACATGTGAACTTCTACGAGGGGCATCTGGAGAGGTGGGACGTGGACGTCTTCGTCGAGGCGGCGAAGACGCTCCGGGAGAAGCTGGGGGCCGCTAGACCTCCTGCCACACCATCGATAAACCTCCTGTACCAGCTCTCGTACTCTTGGGGAATGGCCACGTGTATCTCAAAGGGGTGGGGCCCTCTGTCGACGGCATCCGCGGCCGCCTTGTAG
- a CDS encoding NTP transferase domain-containing protein translates to MRAVLMAGGRGTRMGDPQKCLRPVCGIPLLFRVAGVLHQLADEIYVVTTPGHVELAQAAERWGLKVIYGSGLGYPQDFPTAARLAPAVVAACDIADLEPRHIQLLATQDVFATAVTPRGYVGLSYLPSADMDRWVEVDVGSLLDVDTPEDLEEAERRCPTAYPLYVDVACLKPHEETLDAALEPQGEIPPIAVDYRTGVVLDGHHRLKALLKHGSAPALLFDYQAVDVNIPREEVVQRALEGRLYPPKTTWHTYRGKHISQIPAAKARPAAKKLRCRT, encoded by the coding sequence GTGAGAGCCGTCTTAATGGCGGGGGGCAGGGGGACCAGGATGGGGGACCCCCAGAAGTGCTTGAGGCCGGTCTGCGGAATCCCGCTCCTCTTCAGAGTGGCGGGGGTCCTGCACCAGCTGGCCGACGAGATCTACGTGGTGACCACCCCCGGCCATGTGGAGCTGGCACAAGCGGCGGAGAGGTGGGGGCTGAAGGTGATCTACGGAAGCGGCCTCGGCTACCCCCAGGACTTCCCCACGGCCGCCCGCCTAGCCCCCGCGGTGGTTGCGGCGTGCGACATAGCCGACCTAGAGCCCCGGCACATACAGCTTCTCGCAACGCAGGACGTCTTCGCCACGGCGGTCACGCCGAGGGGCTACGTGGGGCTGTCCTACCTCCCCAGCGCCGACATGGACAGATGGGTGGAGGTAGACGTGGGTTCCCTCCTAGACGTAGACACCCCAGAGGACCTCGAGGAGGCCGAGAGGAGGTGCCCAACCGCCTACCCCCTCTACGTCGACGTGGCCTGCCTCAAGCCCCACGAGGAGACCTTAGACGCCGCCCTCGAGCCCCAAGGGGAGATACCGCCCATCGCCGTGGACTACAGAACCGGCGTAGTCCTCGACGGACACCACAGGCTCAAGGCCCTGCTCAAACACGGGTCTGCCCCAGCCCTCCTATTTGACTACCAGGCCGTAGACGTAAACATCCCCAGGGAGGAGGTGGTCCAGAGAGCCCTAGAAGGCAGGCTCTACCCGCCCAAAACCACCTGGCACACCTACCGCGGCAAGCACATATCCCAAATCCCAGCCGCCAAGGCGAGGCCAGCCGCCAAAAAACTCCGGTGCAGAACATGA
- a CDS encoding cob(I)yrinic acid a,c-diamide adenosyltransferase, whose translation MILAYVGGGKGKTTAALGTALRAWGHGMRVLAAFVMKTPFYMGEEVGEYKALRRLGIDVLTLWDLRRPEEVLREALARAGDYDLVILDEVNYAVRQGFVDPKVLLGLGRERPHFILTGNFEYPELYQVADLISRVEAVRHYYSRQVGVKGLDW comes from the coding sequence GTGATACTGGCCTACGTCGGCGGGGGGAAGGGGAAGACCACCGCGGCGCTTGGCACCGCGCTGAGGGCGTGGGGCCACGGGATGAGGGTCCTGGCGGCCTTCGTCATGAAGACGCCCTTCTACATGGGCGAGGAGGTGGGCGAGTACAAAGCGCTTAGGAGGCTGGGCATAGACGTGCTCACCCTCTGGGACCTGAGGAGGCCCGAGGAGGTGCTTAGGGAGGCCCTGGCGAGGGCGGGGGACTACGACCTGGTCATCCTCGACGAGGTGAACTACGCCGTGAGGCAGGGCTTCGTCGACCCCAAGGTCCTGCTGGGCTTGGGCAGGGAGAGGCCGCACTTCATACTGACGGGCAACTTCGAATACCCAGAGCTATACCAGGTGGCGGACTTGATATCCAGGGTGGAGGCCGTTAGACACTACTACTCCAGGCAGGTGGGGGTAAAAGGGCTGGACTGGTGA
- a CDS encoding CobD/CbiB family cobalamin biosynthesis protein has protein sequence MDAAALAFALALEALDVPAWWRGYLVTRLIHPALHPVSLVYRAASPLAKPGGVGRGLAVLAAGLAVGLAPALLAHWAKPHLGLLGPLVEGYLLKLSFGVAHIVYPCGRDADLRRVAQQFVRRDLSSASGGHVRSACLEAAAESLVDSYVSPLMWYILLGLPGAWLQRAVNTLDGLVGFPRFGKAGAPAAYLDTALNYIPARLAALCILAVSNGWRPPLLAHRRRMASRNAGWPIAALASALGVVLEKPGSYSVGEGGLPTPLDVARGLSAVARAAAAFVLLTSPALLPPPAWSSSV, from the coding sequence GTGGACGCCGCCGCCCTCGCCTTTGCCCTGGCTCTCGAGGCGTTGGACGTGCCGGCGTGGTGGCGCGGCTACCTAGTCACTAGGCTGATCCACCCGGCTCTCCACCCCGTATCTCTTGTCTACAGAGCCGCCTCGCCCCTCGCCAAGCCCGGCGGCGTGGGCAGAGGCCTCGCGGTCTTGGCCGCGGGCCTCGCCGTGGGGCTGGCCCCCGCCCTGCTGGCCCACTGGGCTAAGCCGCATCTCGGCCTCCTAGGCCCGCTGGTAGAGGGGTACCTCCTAAAGCTCTCCTTCGGCGTAGCACACATCGTGTATCCCTGCGGCCGAGACGCCGATCTCCGGCGGGTGGCTCAGCAGTTCGTGAGGAGGGACCTCTCGTCGGCCTCCGGGGGGCACGTCCGGTCAGCCTGTCTAGAGGCCGCCGCGGAGTCGCTCGTCGATTCCTACGTCTCGCCGCTGATGTGGTACATCCTCCTCGGCCTACCAGGCGCGTGGCTACAGAGGGCTGTAAACACGCTAGATGGGCTAGTCGGCTTCCCGCGCTTCGGCAAAGCGGGGGCCCCCGCCGCGTATCTAGACACGGCCCTCAACTACATCCCAGCTAGGCTGGCCGCCCTGTGTATACTCGCCGTGTCCAACGGCTGGAGGCCGCCCCTCCTCGCCCACAGGCGGCGGATGGCCAGCAGAAACGCCGGCTGGCCCATAGCCGCCCTAGCCTCGGCGCTTGGCGTCGTCTTGGAGAAGCCGGGGAGCTACTCTGTGGGAGAGGGCGGCCTGCCCACTCCTCTAGACGTGGCGCGGGGGCTGTCCGCCGTGGCTAGGGCTGCGGCGGCCTTCGTCCTCCTCACCAGTCCAGCCCTTTTACCCCCACCTGCCTGGAGTAGTAGTGTCTAA
- a CDS encoding ATP-binding cassette domain-containing protein — protein sequence MIYARCLTAYAGGRPVVRCADLEVAGGEVALLFGPTGGGKSALVKAMAGLLPRKGEVRLERPYFVFQDVDVNLIATTVREEVRTVSCGGEGLPDTPLERLSPGQRQLLSVELAALSRAGAVVLDEPTAFLDPASARAVRDRIFALAEEGRAVLVVEHRLELFLDADRLYLVEGGRAAEVELEDLIARSAAGGWGPYFVRGRRPPLYPLPRVEGCPAEVRGVPVRPGAKVALTGPVGSGKTYTLLALAGVVKLRGTRGCSPVGYVPQNPYMYFTAPDLRRAPPLVLEALGVERWRSPFSLSAGEARLAALLWEISRWPRLLLVDEPTAGVDRRYAEWVGEVVRAYGGTVVFASHDPVFVSRYADAEIRLG from the coding sequence GTGATATACGCCAGATGCCTCACCGCATACGCCGGCGGTAGACCCGTCGTCAGATGTGCGGATCTGGAGGTGGCTGGGGGGGAGGTGGCCCTTTTGTTTGGCCCAACGGGGGGCGGCAAGTCGGCTCTGGTTAAGGCCATGGCGGGGCTCCTCCCTAGGAAGGGCGAGGTGAGGCTGGAGAGGCCGTACTTCGTCTTCCAAGACGTGGACGTTAACCTCATCGCCACCACGGTCCGGGAGGAGGTGAGGACGGTGTCCTGCGGCGGGGAGGGCCTCCCGGACACGCCCCTGGAGAGGCTCTCCCCCGGACAGAGGCAGCTGTTGTCTGTGGAGCTCGCGGCGCTTTCCCGGGCCGGGGCGGTGGTGCTCGACGAGCCCACCGCCTTCCTCGACCCAGCCTCGGCTAGGGCTGTGAGGGACAGGATTTTTGCGCTGGCGGAGGAGGGCAGGGCTGTCCTGGTGGTGGAACACCGTCTGGAGCTCTTCCTCGACGCCGACAGGCTCTACCTGGTGGAGGGGGGCCGCGCCGCAGAGGTGGAGCTGGAAGACCTCATCGCCAGGAGCGCGGCGGGGGGCTGGGGGCCCTACTTCGTCAGAGGCCGCAGGCCGCCCCTCTACCCCCTTCCCCGCGTCGAGGGGTGCCCGGCGGAGGTTCGGGGGGTCCCCGTGCGGCCGGGCGCCAAGGTGGCTCTGACGGGGCCCGTCGGCTCCGGCAAAACCTACACGTTGCTGGCGCTGGCCGGCGTGGTGAAGCTCAGGGGGACTAGGGGGTGCTCCCCCGTGGGCTACGTGCCTCAGAACCCCTACATGTACTTCACGGCGCCGGACCTGAGAAGGGCGCCGCCTCTGGTGCTTGAGGCGCTCGGCGTGGAAAGGTGGAGGAGCCCCTTCTCGCTCTCCGCCGGCGAGGCGAGGCTGGCCGCGCTTCTCTGGGAGATCTCCAGGTGGCCCCGGCTGCTCCTCGTGGACGAGCCCACGGCGGGGGTAGACAGGAGGTACGCGGAGTGGGTGGGGGAGGTCGTGAGGGCGTACGGGGGGACGGTGGTTTTCGCAAGCCACGATCCTGTGTTTGTCTCAAGATATGCCGACGCCGAGATACGGCTTGGCTAA